The following nucleotide sequence is from Apium graveolens cultivar Ventura chromosome 4, ASM990537v1, whole genome shotgun sequence.
ATTTTTCCTAGCGTGTGGATTTCGGAATTTACCTGGAAGTTAACGCTAACCATCGGGTCATACAGTCAATTCTGAAGAATCGATCTTCAAGATGGATGAGACTATGACTGTCAATCAACAGCCAAGCATTTTTCGAAGGCTGCTCTCTGCCGTTGTACCCATGCTACTGGTTGCAATGTCATATATTGACCCTGGAAAGTGGGCTGCAGCTGTAGAGGGTGGAGCCCGTTATGAGTTAAATATTGTTTTACTGATGCTTGTTTTCAATCTTGCTGCAATCTTGTGTCAGTACCTGTCTGCTCGTATTGCTGTGGTTACTGAAAAAGATCTTGCCCAGGTAACATACACACTTTAGTCTTTGAACCATGAAGCCTCGTTAAATATTAGTCGTTATTTATTATCCAAATATTTTTTTTCGGAGTCTTAGCTACAATAGCattgatatttatttaagagacATATTTTTCCCGCTAACAATATTCAAGAGATATATTGCTTAACATTAAAGAACATGAACACTATCCTTGTAACATCGAACTGTTTACATAGCTGATATATGCCATCACACTATGAACTCTATATTGGTCAGACCACAATGAAAAAAATATCAGTGATGTTCGAAGGAATAGTTGAGGGTATCTCTTATTGATGAACTGACAAGTGTACCTAGTTTAATTCATTGCTTGCTTAACTAGCTCAAAAGGAAGCAGTTGGAGTGTGTAAGGTCTATGTAAGTGAGTGGTCAGCTGGATTAACTATTTCCATTAATGCCACGGAGAAGGattaatttgattaaaatctTTAGCAACTAAGTATGGTTTTGCTTCAGTCAGAGAACATAGTATAACATGCTAGGTTGCAACTTTGAACCtaaatgatttttattttttctaGCAGAATCAACTTCCTTATTCTTCACCTCTAAATTAATACTGCTGGCGTGATTACTGTCGACAATAATTGTGTCTTTTGTTTACTAGCTCCTTGTATCTTTAATTATTTCTCATTTTTTTGTACACCTGTTTGAAATTATTCCCTTATATTTCAATGCAATTCCTAAGATTTGCAGCGAGGAGTATGGCAAGGTCACATGCATAGTCTTGGGACTTCAGTCTGAGCTTTCTATGATTGTTTTGGACCTTTCGATGGTAGTTTTCTTTCTATTTCCCTAGCATATGTCTGTTATGATTTGCTTATATTTCCATTAAACAATTCTTATGAAGTTCTGATATATAATTGTAATAACTTTGGTAGATTATTGGCACAGCACATGGGCTTAATCTTATCTCTGGGGTGGATTTGTTTACTTGTGTCTTCCTGACTGCCACAGATGCTATACTTTATCCTGTTCTCTCCTCCTTCTCGGTAGGGTTTTTTGCTTCATCCCCCCCACAATATATATGAATGGACATATCTGATCACATATTGTACACATCCTTTATTTTGTTTTCCAGGAGCAGAAGGCAAAAGTTCTATGCATTTACACAGGGGCTTTCATGttgtttttttatatttttggCACCCTGATTAGTCAATCCGGAATACCACTTTCCATGGGTGGGACACTAGTTAACTTAAGTGGGGAAAGTTCACCTGCATTTATGAGTCTTCTCGGAGCAAGTGTGATGCCTCACAACTTTTACCTACATTCTTCCCTCATAAAGGTCTGGCTTTCTCCCCTGTTTCTTCTATTAAATTTTTTAAGCTTCTTCTATcaatttttgtttttttgttcAAATTCAAAAAAGTTGTCATGTACAACTAATATGGGATATAAACCTTGTATGAAACCGCTATTCCAAATTGTGTTTGGTTCACTAAATCAAAGCGCCTTCCAAATTATAACTGATATGATTTTATAGTAAGTCATTTGTCATTTCCTGCTACTGGTGTTTTAAACTTCCTGGCTTTGATTCCCATTATTGCTCTTGTGCTCAATGAGTAAATTCCACTTATATTTCGCCAAAGAGATGAAAGACTATGAAAAAACTTCAATGACTATTTAAGTAAACGAGGTATTTTTTTTTGTGTGTAGATATATCTTCTCTAGATTGAATAGTTTTTACAGGGTCTTGGTCTAGCTATACTTAGCTAAAATTATTATGATTGTTACCATTAATTATGAAAACTAGCCTAAAGGTCTGTGTTTTCTGCCTACATTCTTAATGTCTGATGagtatttttttaaatttataatgTTATAATCCAAGAAGAAAAGTGTGTAAAGTTTTGGGACGGAAAAAGCAGTGGATGTCATTGGATagcaattaattttaatattataaattttactatttttggaaagtaTAGAATTGAGATGTTCAAAAAGGAAACCGTACATTAAACCTGTATAGGACCTGAGTATTTTAAGTCTCATAACTTTAATATTACTCTTCTCATTCAATAACCTAAGTAGGTCTTTATAGTATCATTTATAGGCAATTCCATATAACTCCCAAAGATTCGCTTAAAAAGTTGAGTCTTACAATTGTTAAATGCTTCTTGATAGATTAGTGAAGTAGATAATtaagatatatttatatatacataatAAACAAACTAATTTATATTATGCTATGACAAGCAAACTAGTTAATATTTTGTTGTAAATTAGGTCAACCATAAAAAGAATAATAACGATTTGATCTTTAGTGTAGATGGAGATAACTcttttttttgacaaatgcaaAAAAATTTCATGAAGTTGAATATATTACAACCAGGACAAACCCCAAACTGTCGATACAACTAGGtggtaaaacaaataacatactaaaaataattagatgatttgtttcctaatcgtttaacacatagaatttaaaaatttttgaagttaaaaacgaaatcaaagacatAACAAGTAGTCTAAATTGCACCAACATCTCTTAAAATAGCAATatcgcaattgaccatatcacataaaaacCGTTGTTAGCCCAATGTTCAGAAACACCAATCGCATAAACTGAGATTTTGAAAAAGCAGTACCATAGCTATCTACCTGTCGGACACTAGTCATAGACATGCCGAAGGCACCCAGTTATCTACATGTTGCATACCAGTTATAAACATGTTATAAACATGCTGAAAGTGTAAATGATGAACAATTTTTGGTTGTGAAATgtgagctcttgcaataatcacCACCGCCCCAGATTCGATGCAGGTTTTGCAGATCACTGAAAATATCAATAAACTCGTTCTCAACAGATTCAATACTAAATAAACCCAACCAAAACTAAAAAAAACATAACaaaacactccaaaaggagagacaaaacacacactccaagaggagagacacacaaacacccaaaaaattgGGTTTTATTGAAGGAAGATTAACGAGAACAAAAGAGAATCAAGGGGTTGGGTTTTCCACCGGAGAAAATCAGTGAAAGCCCCATGATTTACTTGAAAATGGACATACTTGAAAATGGACAAACCTAGGGAGGCGACTAGGTTTTTTTTGTGGAAAATGAAATTGGAGATAACTCTTGGATGAAATCCTAGTATGGATTTTAAACTTTAAACAACCGTACCAAAAATCTATATATTGAATCTGTTAATAACATTAAATTTTATCAAGAATTATAAATATTGttcataataaaattaaaaaattaccaaaatacaTCATTTTCGATGTTTATTTGCCCAAAAATAccaattttcaattttttttatcaaaatccaGTAGAGTGTTAGAGGTGAGGGCGGGTTAGTGAGGATAGTTCACATATAATGGGGGAATGGGGCAGGGGATTAATTTTTACTGGGTACCTCTGGGGCTCTACATGTGTGATTTGCATGGGCATGAGATTATGAGGTATTAGtacataaataatattataatattctTGTAATACTATGCTATATGCCTGtatttattcatatatattttattttgtactaTATTATATGATCAAAAGttttatatttataattgttTAATTATTTTGTATATACATTAATAATGTTAAAAATATTTTAGATTACttgaataatatataatttttaattaaaaaaattattaaatggTGGTGGTGGGCGGGGGATTTTCTCATGGATTTGTTGCTCAAAACATTTTTAATATATCAAACATTTATTAGTTAATAAAGTTATATTTACAAGAGTTTATAATTAAAGTTCCACTATCACCAATCAATGTCCCTTCACTGTTTTTCTCTATAcctaattttatataaataaaatgaTATACTATATTATATATACTTTGAGGgggttttcaaaatttattttaaagaAACTTAAAACAATATAGGAAATACTAGGGTAAGGATTTACTTGACCCACTTTGAAATTGAAAccttatttttttaatatatttggCGCCTAAAATAAATAGTTTTTCAtagtatttttttattttattttttgttatTAATCAATTTTTTCAAATATACCATAAGAGTGAAATACAAGCTATGTCATTTGAAATATAATTTAGACTGTAAAAAATTATGtaattagaaaaataattattgtGAGCATAAAAGTAACTTGGTTGTTGGTACTCCAAATTGAGAAAAGGAATACGAGGAAAAAAGGTGCTTAAAGTCTTGCATATTCCCCAAGTCACTAAGATCTAATCCTTGATATTTATTTAGAAGTAACTTCTCATTTCTTTTAacttatattttataattatgtatAAAAAGGAATCATTTATCTTCCTTATTTGTATGTATTTTTAGAGGTGAAAAGTTTTAACAATATTATATGAAGAATGGACATAAGAAGTGAAAAAATGTTGTTGGAGATTAGAATCATATCCTAAACTACTAAGATccaatataatatattaaatggACTAAGATGTTGAGCAAAAAAACAAATATATCCTACTGGAGCATAATCAATAGATATTAGTAGTTGATTGGAAAAAAATTAACTAATGATATTTGTATGAAGTTCTAACTAGTATAAAGGTTCTAATCTACTTGCCAGGGAGACCTCGACTGCTGGTTGAATATAGTTTCTTCTCCCTTGCACCTTGTTCCCTTCAAATTTTCTTATAAACATAAAAAGTTAGTGACTGATCATTTAACCAACTTAAGTAACTACTACTAATAATAGTAATCAATTAGGACTAAACCCTGACAAAACAAGGATGAATGAGGTAGGTTATGGCATAAAAACATTTATAAATTAATAGTCTCAATTAGTATGAAGCGAACGTCTTTCTTATGAACGTATTTCACCATTTTTGTGTAAAAAATGGACTATTTGTTTTTTTTCCCAATTTGCATAGCATAGATCTTGCCTGTGAAAGTAATCAGATTTTGTTCCTTTTTGATATTGTTGCAGCAAGAACAAGGAGAAAGGTGTATTCCAAAGACGGTCCAGTTTCAGGACCATCTATTTTCCATAATATGTATATTTAGTGGCATTTTCTTGGTAAATAATGTGCTGGTTAACTCGGCAGCAAATGCATTTTACGGCACAAACCTTTCACTCACCTTTAACGATGTGCTCCCACTATCAGATCAGGTTTAAATGTCACAATTTTTCTTCCGGTACATGCATTAAGTCAAGCAATTTAATTCAATTTTATGATGTATACTGAATTCCATTTTTGTGTAAATATATCGCAGGGATTTAAGGACCTAGGGTTGGCCTTTGCCTTAGTATTGAGTCTAATTTTCTGCAATCATATCACAGCATTAAGCTGGAAGCTTGGTAGACAAGCTGTCCTCCGTAGTTTTTTTAAAGGGTCCTTCCCTGGTTGGATTCAGCATTCAGTTATAAGAGTTCTAGCTATAGTCCCTGCCCTTTACTGTGTACAGAATTCAGGAGTTGAAGGTATATATCAACTGCTGCTTTTTTCACAGATTGTGATAGCTCTTTTGCTTCCATCATCTGTGATCCCTCTTTTTCGAGTTGCCACTTCCAGCTCAGTCATGGGAGTTCACAAAGTTTCACAGCCTGTGGAGTTCTTAGTATTTAGCACTTTTGTTGGGATGCTGGGCATAGAAATTGTATTTGTTGCAGAGCTGATCTTTGGTAACAGTGAATGGGTTATTAATTTGCAGTGGAACATGTGGAGTGACACATCAGTCCTTTACGTACTTCTTGTCATTACTGCATGTTTTTCCTTATGTCTTGTTCTCTGGTTAGCAGTAAATCCTTTATCCTCTGCAAGTTCTAGAGTTAATGCTCAGACTAACAATTTGGACGTACAATCCCCTGTACCTGGATTTTCTAAGGAAAGATCTCATAGTAATATTTTTGATGATACGGGATACCAGGCAAATGAATTAAATCAAGAACAAGAACAAGAACAAGAACTCATGCTAGAATCTGACGGGACTGATCTACTTATCCCAGCTTCAAATTCTTCTCTGACTTCAAAGTCAATATTAAATATGTACTCTAATAACAGGCCTCAATTGACTACCATTACAGAGAATAGTTCAGATATTACATATGCAACCCCTTCTGTTTGTATTGTGAAAGATTCAGCAGCCACGGATGACATTGCCCCCGAGTCAATTGCTTGCGAAAATATTCCTAGCAGTGAACCAGCAGATGCCATTACATTTACCCCTGAATCATCTGACTTGCTTGTGAAGACCTCTAGCGTGGAGGTGGAATCACAGACCCGTAACAGCACTGGTGGTAATACTTTGGAGCCTAAAGAATCATCTAAGCCCGTCTCTGGGAGCAGCCCATCTGTGACATCTGAAGGCCCAGGCTCATACAGAAGTCTTGGTGGAAAAGCAGACGATGGAGGGAGTGGTGCTGGAAGTTTTTCAAGACTTGCAGGATTAGGTCGTGCTTCAAGGCGTCAATTAGCTGTAGTTCTTGACGAATTTTGGGGACAATTGTTCGATTTCCATGGTAAAGCAACCGTGGAAGCGAAGGCTAAAAAACTGGACACTCTACTTGGTGTAGATTCAAAGGTGGAGCTAAAGCAAAATTTTGCATTGCCAAAAGTAGAGAACAATAGAAACGAGTTCACTGGAAATATCCCTTCAAGAATCTCCAATTCTTTTACCAATTCAAGTTTATTCGAGTCTCCAGTGCAGCAGAGTGGGCAAAGCAATGTTTCTTATGGGGTTCAAAGGGAATCATTATCATTATGGTCCAGCAATACACAGATATTGGATACATATATGCAGAATTCCAGTTACAATGCTGTGGACTCCGGTGAGAGGCGTTATTCTAGTATGCGGCTTCCAACATCTACTGAAGTATATAGTGATCAACCAGCCACTGTACATGGTTACCAGATGGCTTATCTTAGTCGAATTGCTAGAGAAAGAAATGCTGGTTCTATGTCAGGTCAAATAGAGTTGCCAGCCCCAAAATCCCCATCCTTGGCTTACAGAGATCCATTTGGTGTTGGTGCCGGGCAAAAACCTCGAATTGGACCGAGTGGCAAAACTCCACCTGGTTTTCCAAGCATTCCTGTATCAAGGACCAGTACCCTGCAACCTGGAAGACAATTCCAAGGCATTTACCCTGGTGTATCTGCTGATGTCAAGAGTGCCGTGGATGAGAAAAAATATCATAGCTTACCAGACAT
It contains:
- the LOC141720645 gene encoding ethylene-insensitive protein 2.2-like isoform X1, coding for MLTLLELVSWITYYSLTLQPRTKHFEQKFTCLSGTVNSEESIFKMDETMTVNQQPSIFRRLLSAVVPMLLVAMSYIDPGKWAAAVEGGARYELNIVLLMLVFNLAAILCQYLSARIAVVTEKDLAQICSEEYGKVTCIVLGLQSELSMIVLDLSMIIGTAHGLNLISGVDLFTCVFLTATDAILYPVLSSFSEQKAKVLCIYTGAFMLFFYIFGTLISQSGIPLSMGGTLVNLSGESSPAFMSLLGASVMPHNFYLHSSLIKQEQGERCIPKTVQFQDHLFSIICIFSGIFLVNNVLVNSAANAFYGTNLSLTFNDVLPLSDQGFKDLGLAFALVLSLIFCNHITALSWKLGRQAVLRSFFKGSFPGWIQHSVIRVLAIVPALYCVQNSGVEGIYQLLLFSQIVIALLLPSSVIPLFRVATSSSVMGVHKVSQPVEFLVFSTFVGMLGIEIVFVAELIFGNSEWVINLQWNMWSDTSVLYVLLVITACFSLCLVLWLAVNPLSSASSRVNAQTNNLDVQSPVPGFSKERSHSNIFDDTGYQANELNQEQEQEQELMLESDGTDLLIPASNSSLTSKSILNMYSNNRPQLTTITENSSDITYATPSVCIVKDSAATDDIAPESIACENIPSSEPADAITFTPESSDLLVKTSSVEVESQTRNSTGGNTLEPKESSKPVSGSSPSVTSEGPGSYRSLGGKADDGGSGAGSFSRLAGLGRASRRQLAVVLDEFWGQLFDFHGKATVEAKAKKLDTLLGVDSKVELKQNFALPKVENNRNEFTGNIPSRISNSFTNSSLFESPVQQSGQSNVSYGVQRESLSLWSSNTQILDTYMQNSSYNAVDSGERRYSSMRLPTSTEVYSDQPATVHGYQMAYLSRIARERNAGSMSGQIELPAPKSPSLAYRDPFGVGAGQKPRIGPSGKTPPGFPSIPVSRTSTLQPGRQFQGIYPGVSADVKSAVDEKKYHSLPDISGRSLPYRKSLISEMGVPFDNPAIYRPSTGRSMQEASLYLNPLSKVNNSPSSNVVGAPISFDNFPSSKVGRDAYSLQFNSSLQTGSLWSRQPFEQFGVSGKAPPIEGEGTKTVQDSVTQETPSVVVFEAKLLQSFRICIQKLLKLEGSDWLFRQNDGADEDLIDRVGARERFLYEAENQMGQIGESHFPVDRKPGFAPKNEEMASVPLCGEGCIWRVDLIISFGVWCVHRVLELSLMESRPELWGKYTYVLNRLQGIIDIAFSKPRTPMTPCLCLEIPATHQRSPPPVSYGSLPPPAKQAKGKSTTPAMLLEMVKDVEIAISCRKGRTGTAAGDVAFPKGKENLASVLKRYKRRLTSKPMPSHVLVNWQASTISV
- the LOC141720645 gene encoding ethylene-insensitive protein 2.2-like isoform X2 — protein: MDETMTVNQQPSIFRRLLSAVVPMLLVAMSYIDPGKWAAAVEGGARYELNIVLLMLVFNLAAILCQYLSARIAVVTEKDLAQICSEEYGKVTCIVLGLQSELSMIVLDLSMIIGTAHGLNLISGVDLFTCVFLTATDAILYPVLSSFSEQKAKVLCIYTGAFMLFFYIFGTLISQSGIPLSMGGTLVNLSGESSPAFMSLLGASVMPHNFYLHSSLIKQEQGERCIPKTVQFQDHLFSIICIFSGIFLVNNVLVNSAANAFYGTNLSLTFNDVLPLSDQGFKDLGLAFALVLSLIFCNHITALSWKLGRQAVLRSFFKGSFPGWIQHSVIRVLAIVPALYCVQNSGVEGIYQLLLFSQIVIALLLPSSVIPLFRVATSSSVMGVHKVSQPVEFLVFSTFVGMLGIEIVFVAELIFGNSEWVINLQWNMWSDTSVLYVLLVITACFSLCLVLWLAVNPLSSASSRVNAQTNNLDVQSPVPGFSKERSHSNIFDDTGYQANELNQEQEQEQELMLESDGTDLLIPASNSSLTSKSILNMYSNNRPQLTTITENSSDITYATPSVCIVKDSAATDDIAPESIACENIPSSEPADAITFTPESSDLLVKTSSVEVESQTRNSTGGNTLEPKESSKPVSGSSPSVTSEGPGSYRSLGGKADDGGSGAGSFSRLAGLGRASRRQLAVVLDEFWGQLFDFHGKATVEAKAKKLDTLLGVDSKVELKQNFALPKVENNRNEFTGNIPSRISNSFTNSSLFESPVQQSGQSNVSYGVQRESLSLWSSNTQILDTYMQNSSYNAVDSGERRYSSMRLPTSTEVYSDQPATVHGYQMAYLSRIARERNAGSMSGQIELPAPKSPSLAYRDPFGVGAGQKPRIGPSGKTPPGFPSIPVSRTSTLQPGRQFQGIYPGVSADVKSAVDEKKYHSLPDISGRSLPYRKSLISEMGVPFDNPAIYRPSTGRSMQEASLYLNPLSKVNNSPSSNVVGAPISFDNFPSSKVGRDAYSLQFNSSLQTGSLWSRQPFEQFGVSGKAPPIEGEGTKTVQDSVTQETPSVVVFEAKLLQSFRICIQKLLKLEGSDWLFRQNDGADEDLIDRVGARERFLYEAENQMGQIGESHFPVDRKPGFAPKNEEMASVPLCGEGCIWRVDLIISFGVWCVHRVLELSLMESRPELWGKYTYVLNRLQGIIDIAFSKPRTPMTPCLCLEIPATHQRSPPPVSYGSLPPPAKQAKGKSTTPAMLLEMVKDVEIAISCRKGRTGTAAGDVAFPKGKENLASVLKRYKRRLTSKPMPSHVLVNWQASTISV
- the LOC141720645 gene encoding ethylene-insensitive protein 2.2-like isoform X3, with protein sequence MIVLDLSMIIGTAHGLNLISGVDLFTCVFLTATDAILYPVLSSFSEQKAKVLCIYTGAFMLFFYIFGTLISQSGIPLSMGGTLVNLSGESSPAFMSLLGASVMPHNFYLHSSLIKQEQGERCIPKTVQFQDHLFSIICIFSGIFLVNNVLVNSAANAFYGTNLSLTFNDVLPLSDQGFKDLGLAFALVLSLIFCNHITALSWKLGRQAVLRSFFKGSFPGWIQHSVIRVLAIVPALYCVQNSGVEGIYQLLLFSQIVIALLLPSSVIPLFRVATSSSVMGVHKVSQPVEFLVFSTFVGMLGIEIVFVAELIFGNSEWVINLQWNMWSDTSVLYVLLVITACFSLCLVLWLAVNPLSSASSRVNAQTNNLDVQSPVPGFSKERSHSNIFDDTGYQANELNQEQEQEQELMLESDGTDLLIPASNSSLTSKSILNMYSNNRPQLTTITENSSDITYATPSVCIVKDSAATDDIAPESIACENIPSSEPADAITFTPESSDLLVKTSSVEVESQTRNSTGGNTLEPKESSKPVSGSSPSVTSEGPGSYRSLGGKADDGGSGAGSFSRLAGLGRASRRQLAVVLDEFWGQLFDFHGKATVEAKAKKLDTLLGVDSKVELKQNFALPKVENNRNEFTGNIPSRISNSFTNSSLFESPVQQSGQSNVSYGVQRESLSLWSSNTQILDTYMQNSSYNAVDSGERRYSSMRLPTSTEVYSDQPATVHGYQMAYLSRIARERNAGSMSGQIELPAPKSPSLAYRDPFGVGAGQKPRIGPSGKTPPGFPSIPVSRTSTLQPGRQFQGIYPGVSADVKSAVDEKKYHSLPDISGRSLPYRKSLISEMGVPFDNPAIYRPSTGRSMQEASLYLNPLSKVNNSPSSNVVGAPISFDNFPSSKVGRDAYSLQFNSSLQTGSLWSRQPFEQFGVSGKAPPIEGEGTKTVQDSVTQETPSVVVFEAKLLQSFRICIQKLLKLEGSDWLFRQNDGADEDLIDRVGARERFLYEAENQMGQIGESHFPVDRKPGFAPKNEEMASVPLCGEGCIWRVDLIISFGVWCVHRVLELSLMESRPELWGKYTYVLNRLQGIIDIAFSKPRTPMTPCLCLEIPATHQRSPPPVSYGSLPPPAKQAKGKSTTPAMLLEMVKDVEIAISCRKGRTGTAAGDVAFPKGKENLASVLKRYKRRLTSKPMPSHVLVNWQASTISV